The following DNA comes from Vogesella indigofera.
CGCCGATCAGGCGGCGGATGGTGATGCGATCGGCCACCTCCAGCGTGCCGCCATCCGGCAGCTGCACGGTGTCCGGCAGATCGGCGACGCCGGCTTCCAGCCGGATATCAGCCAGGCGATAGCGGTACTGCCGGTCATCGCATAGCAGCAACAGCTCGTCGTCGATGCGGCCAACGTTGGCCGCCTGCGCCTGCGGCGTCTTGCCGTCGCGCCATAGGGCCTTGATCGTCACCATCCCAGATCCAGCGCCATCAGCTCGGCCAGTTCGTCGCCACGCGCGTCGTCCAGCCGGTTAAGAGAGGTGCGCAGCGGCAGTGCCGACAGGTCGCTGCTGCTGAGCAGGGACAGCGACTGCAGCTGAAGGCGGAGGGTACGGATGCGTATCCACGGCCAGGCCAGACCCAGGCTGAGCAGCAAGGCCAGCGTATTGGAAAAGTGCAGCCCCAGCATCCGGCGGGCGGGCAGCGACCAGACCAGGCGCGCTTCCAGTGCCGCCAGCTGCAGCGTGGTGTGGTTGATCAGCACGCGGCTGATCGCCATGCGCGCATAGCCCAGCGTGGCCATTACCCAGAGCGCAGATGTCATGCCGAAGAAGACGATGTCCAGTTGCGTCAGCGTCGCCTCGCCAAACCGTACGGCAATGCCGTGCGCGAAACCGCTGAGCGTGGCGGCCTGCCAGATCAGGCCGCCGATCATGCCGGCACCCAGCAGATAGCAGACGGCGGCCAACGTTGTCCCCAGCGCCGCACGATAGAGCGCGCCCGCGCAGGGTTGCAGCTGCAGCCTTGCCTGCCCCAGCGTGCTGTATCCGGTGATAAAACGCTGCTTGATCTGCGTCGCCCACGGCCAGGCCAGGCCGAGGCTCAGGATCAGCAGCGCCCAGCTTTTGGCAAAGGCCTTGTAGCTGTCGGCGCTGCTGCCGCTGAAATGGAAGCGCATCTGGTTCCAGCTGGTATTGGCCAGCCGGAAACGCAGCGCCAGCACACCCAGCCACGGCGCGGTGGCAACGGCCAGCAGCGCGATGGCCGCGTGCAGCAGCGGCAGGCTTTCGGAAAACGTCCACGCCGCCAGCGCCAGCAGCATGATGAGGCGGCCCTTCAGGATGGCGATCGGCTTGCCGTGGTAATCAAAACGTCCGCCATCCAGCGTGGTGTGGCCGAGCAGGTATTTCTGGGTGCGGACTTTCGCCCACGCCGAGTAAATCCCCAGCGTGACGATGGTGAGTACCATATTGACCAGCCACAGCCGGTAATACGCGCGCGCGGTGGCGGTGAAGGCAAACGGCAGCACGTATTTGCCGCCCGGCGGGGCCGGGTGAAGATCGCGTTGATTCATTGAGAACGTCTCTCGCTAAGTAGTTAATTCCACGGCAAAACTTGCTCTGGCGGCGGACACGCGGCACACTGCGCGCTGCGCACCGCGGGGTGCGCCAGCCTCAAACCGTCGGCTGTACAGATGGACGGTAATCGTCGTGGCGCGTCGCCGCGGCGTGCTCTTCTTGCGGAGCGAACATGTCTGACGATCAAATCAAGGGCGACGGCGCCATTCGCCGCCAGAGCCTGTACGGCTCCTCCATCGAAAATACCTACGCCGGCGTGCTGTCCTTCATGCGCCGCAACTACACGCGCAATCTCGACGGCGTCGACGTCGCGGTGTCCGGCATTCCGCTGGACCTGTCGGTGACCTACCGCTCCGGCGCCCGCCAAGGCCCGCAGGCCATCCGTGCCGCCAGCGTGCAGCTGGCCGAGCTGAAGCCCTACCCGTGGGGCTTCGACCCGTTCGACGACCTGGCGGTGATCGACTACGGCGACTGCTGGTTCGACGCGCACAACCCGCTGACCATCAAGCCGTCCATCATCGAACACGCGCGCACCATCCTCGCCTCCGGCGCCAAGATGCTGACCTTCGGCGGCGACCACTTCGTCACCTACCCACTCTTGATCGCGCACGCCGAGAAGTACGGCAAGCCATTGGCATTATTGCACTTCGACGCACACTGTGACACCTGGCCAGACGACGAGCCGGATTCGCTCAACCACGGCACCATGTTCTACAAGGCGGTGAAGGAAGGCCTGATCGACCCGGCCAAGTCGGTACAGGTCGGCATCCGCACCTGGAACGACGACTTCATGGGCCTGAACGTGCTGGGCGCGCCGTGGGTGCACGACAACGGCGTCGACGCCACCATCGCCGAGATCAAGAAGACCATCGGCGACGCACCGGTGTACGTCACCTTCGACATCGACTGCCTCGACCCTGCATTTGCGCCGGGCACCGGCACCCCGGTGCCGGGCGGCCTCACCACTGCGCAGGCGCTGAAGATCATCCGCAACCTGGGCGACCTCAACATCGTCGGCATGGACGTGGTGGAAGTGGCGCCGAGCTACGACCAGAGCGAGATCACCGCCATCGCCGCCGCGCACATCGCCTGTGACATGCTGTGCCTGCTGCGCAACAAGAAGGTGGCCGGCACGCTGTAAGCCGTCTGCCTGCGGCCAACGTTGGCCGCAAACAAGAACCGCGCCGGGTGCAGACCGGGCGCGGTTTTTTCATGGGGAGGCCGGTTTAGTGCGGCAAGCGTGGCTGCCTGCCGCTGAGGCCGAGCCAGGCGAACAGCGCCGCGCCTAGCGTCAACAGCAGCAATTCCGCCAGGTTGGCCTGCGTCGGTTGCTGCCAGCAAGGGCTGTCGTGGATCACGGCGCCGCTGCCGCTGGCCAACAGCAGCGCGGCCAGCCGCCAGGGCCAGGCCAGACGGCTGCTGGTGTCTGTCGCCACGTCATGCTGTCGTGGTGGATGCAGCAGGTGGGGGATGGCGAGCGACAGCAGCATGCCGGGCAACAGGACCAGCAAGCCGTCCACCGCCAGCTGGACACTGAGCCAGACCAGAAACGGGGTGAGCGCGAGGCACAGCAGTGCGCTTAGCGCATAGGTGGAAAGTTTCATGATGGATTCAATTGCAACTGATTCGCAATTGAATCGTGAGGCACCGATTATGTCAATCGCGCATTTCAGTGCAGCTGCCGGCCGACGACCAGTGCAAGCAACAGCAGGCTCTCGCACAGCTCGATGCCTGCGCCGAGGCAGTCGCCGGTCATGCCGCCGAGTTTCCTTTTCAGGTACGCCCACCACCACAGCCCGGCCAGCGGAGCCAGCAGCAGCACCGGCGCCAGCCAGTACGTGGCGGCAGCCAGCAGCGCGGCGCTCAGCCAGAACGAAGGCCAGTGCGTGCGCCAGGCGAAGCGCTCGCCGCTGCCGGCGGCGAGGCTGGGTAGCGTCGCCGACCACGCCACGGTGAACAGCCGTGCCCACGCTGGTACGAGCAGCAGCGGCGCCAGATTGGCTGCAAGGGCGATCATGCCGCCAGATATCCCGCCTGCTCGCCCGGATAAGTCTGGTAGTCCGGATAAGCGCAGCGCATCCGGGGACGTCAGCGCATCCGGGGAAACCCCCGCCTCCGCCAGCGCAAACTTCAGCACCAGCATCAGCAGCACCAGCTTGGCGATCAGCTGCATCGCCATGCTCATCACGCCGAAGCTGCCCAGATGCGGGTCTTTCAGCACTTCCAGAAAGCGCTCGCGGGAACGGTGCGCGGCGCCCTGCGCGTCGGCGAGGTCGGCGAGGCCGTCCAGATGCAGGCCACCGGTGACCCACAGCCAGGCCAGCAGCCCCAGCAGCGCACCTAGCCACGGGTCGAGCAGGCTGCCGGCCAGCACCGCCAGCCACACCACGGTGCCGACCAGCAGGCCGACCGGCGCGAACCAGCGCGCGGCGTCGGCGAGCCACGCCGGGTCGAAGGTTTTCAGCTGGGGTGTGGGCAGGCGGGTGAGGAACTGCACGGCGAGGATCAGTGAGCGCATGGTCGGGTCGTAGCGGGGCGAGGGGGTGGTTGTGGATAACTTTCGGAAACCGGCGTGGCTGTGGGTAACTCAGTGGCCGCCGTGATCCGGCGCTTCCAGCCGCGTGAGGTAGGCCGGGTGGCCCTCCAGCATCGACAGCTGCGCGAAACCGCCGCGCTGCACCGCCATCAACCGTGCCACGTTGAAGTCGGTGCCCAGCAGCTCGGCCAGCAGCACGTTGATCACGCCGCCGTGGCTGACCAGCACGCGGTGGCTGCCGCGTGCCTGCTGCATCCAGTCGGCAAAGCCGGTCAGCACCCGGGTGCGGAACGCATCGAACGATTCGCCGCCCTCCGGCGTCAGCAGCCCGCGCGCCAGCAACGTCTGCCAGTCCGGCGTGGTGGCGGTGATGTCGGCCAGCGGCCGGTTTTCCCAGGCGCCGAAGTGGCACTCGGCCAGCAGCGGCGCCACCTGCAGCGGCACGCCGCAGGCCAGCGCCTGCTGCACCGCGAATTCGCGACAGCGCAGCAGCGGCGAGGTGGCCATGCTGGTCACCGGAGCGTGGCGCACGATGCGCTGCCAGCTGGCGGCCATGTCGGCGGCGCCGCGTTCGGTCAGCGGCAGGTCGGTGTGGCCGATCAGCCGCCCCTGGTGGTCGATGTCGCCGTGGCGCAGCAGGGTGAGGGTGTAGGGATTCATGGTTCGAGTCTTCTTGGCCACAGAAAGATACGGCACACCCGGACAGGCACCGCATGGCGCTCATGCGGCCAACCATTTCAGGATGTCGCGGCAATAGGCCGCGTGCCGGTTTGCTGCGGTGTCTGTCGGTATGTTTCCGTGGTTGAAACGGTTTTTAAGGGTGGCGGAACATCAGGCGCTCTTGCCGGCCACGCCGGCCTCGACAAAGGTGGCCATGCAGGCGTGCAGCGCGATCGCCTGTTGCAGCAGCGGGATCGCCGCTGCCGCGCCGGAGCCTTCGCCGAGGCGGAAGCCGAGGTCGAGCAGCGGCGTCAGCCCCAGTGCCGCCAGCGCCAGCTGGTGGCCGGTTTCCTGCGAGCAGTGGCTGGCGATGAACCACGGCGTGATCGCCGGGTCGATGGCCTGCGCCGCCAGCGCGGCGGCGGTGCTGATGAAGCCGTCCAGCAGCAGCGGCACGCCCTGCGCCGCGCCTTCCAGATAGAAGCCGGCGATGGCCGCGATTTCCAGCCCGCCCAGCTCGGCCAGCAGCGTGCGGCCGTCCAGCTCGGCCGCCGCCACGCGTGCCAGCGCGTCGGCCACCACCTGCCGCTTCAGCGCCAGCCCGGTGTCGTCGACGCCGGTACCACGGCCGACGATGCTGTCCACGCTGTGGCCGGTCAGGCGGCAGATCAGCGCCGCCGACGGTGTGGTGTTGCCGATGCCCATGTCGCCGGCGATCAGCAGCGTGGCGCCGCTGGCGATGGCACGCCGTGCCGCGTCGCGGCCAACGTCGAGCGCCTGCTGCACTTCACCGGTGCTCAGCGCCGCCTCGCGGCGGATGTTGCCGCTGCCGGCGCGCACCTTGGCGTGCACGATGGGCAGGCCGTCAAGGTTGGCCGCGACGCCGGCGTCGACCACTTCCAGCCGTGCCTGGTTGACGCGCGCCAGCACGCTGATCGCCGCGCCGCCGTGCACGAAATTGGCCACCATCGCGCCGGTCACCGCCTGCGGATAGGCTGACACCCCCTCGGCGCAGACGCCGTGATCGCCGGCAAACACGGTGATCGCCGGCGACAGTGGCAGCGGCACCTCGCGCCCCTGCAGCGCGGCCAGCTGGCAGGCCAGGCTTTCCAGCTGGCCGAGGCTGCCGGCGGGTTTGGTTAGTTGCTGCTGGCGGGCCTGGGCGGCGGCGAGGGCGGACAAATCTGGGACGGGAATGCGCGACATGATGGCTCCTGACAACGAATGGGGCAGACCTTACGGCAGCAGCGGCCGTGCTGGCAACCGTCTTGACCGGTAATAAGCAAATTGCCGCCGCGACGGGCGGGCGGCGGCGGTGACGGGTATAATTGCGCCCCTGCAGGTGTCCGGCCTGTCAACGACAGGCCGGGTGAAACGGGAAGCCGGTGACAATCCGGCGCTGCCCCCGCAACGGTAAGGCCTGATCGCGTCCAGTGCGATCCAGGAGCAACAAGCAGCCACTGTCCGTCAGGACGGGAAGGCGTTGCCCCGCAAGGCCGAGCCCGGAGACCGGCCTGCAGCGTGCCCGTGCGGCCGGAAGCGTGTCAGCGACACCCCGGTGGCCCAGGTGCAGCGACGTGGCGGAATCGCGTCGTGCTGGAGCATCGCGGGGAGGCGATCCGACGGCCCGCCGGTGGCAAGCACCGGTGCGCATGTCCTTATTTTCTCCGCACTCCCTTTATCTCACCCCGGAGTGTGTATTCATGTTCAAGAGCAAACCGTTGGCCGCGCTGGTGGCGCTGGCCTGTAGCCCTCTGGCCCTGGCCGCGACCCCCGTGACCCAGCTGGACGAAGTGGTGGTCACCGCCACGCGTATGACCATCCCTGTCGCCAAGGTACTGTCCGATGTGACGGTACTGGGCCGTGAGGAGGTGGAACAGTCGGGTAGTGTTAGTCTGCTGGAGTTGCTGTCACGCCAGCCGGGCGTGGAGATGGCCAGTAACGGTGGCGAAGGCAAGACCGGTGGTATCTATCTACGCGGTAGCAGTGCCAACCATACTCTGGTGCTGGTGGATGGTGTCCGCATCATGTCGGCGACGTTGGGTACCACCGCACTAGAGCATATTCCGCTCGCTGCAGTGGAGCGCATCGAGATTTTGCGCGGGCCGGCTTCAAGTCTGTATGGCGCCGATGCCATTGGTGGCGTGATCCAGATCTTTACCAAGCGCGGCGTCGGCACACCGGTTGTCAGCTTCAACGCCGGTTTCGGTGCCGAGGGCAAGCGGGTGATTGGTGCTGGTATCAGCGGCAAGAGTGGTGCCACGGCATACAGTCTCGCCTTTGATCATAACCAAACCGATGGCATTTCTTCGGCTAACGTCCGCAACAGTTTCAGCACCAATCCCGATCGTGACGGCTATGACAACACCTCCTATCTGCTGAACATGCAGCATGAGTTGGCGGCCGGTCACAGGCTGGGGCTTAATCTTTACCAGACCGAAGCTAGTAGCGAGTTCGATTACAGTGCCAGCGCACAGGATGAGGATCAGATTCGTTTGGTAGGGCAAAGCCTGGAGCTGAAAGACCAACTGACCGCCAATTGGCACAGCACACTGCGTTACAGCCATAGCGATGACCGCGCCAAGAGCTATATCGGTGGTAATTTCAGTTCGCCCGCCTATGCCTACGAAACCCGTCAGGATGAGTGGTTGTGGCAAAACGATGTGAAGCTGACAGCTGGCCAGCAGCTGGCGCTCGGTGTCTCCAATACCCAGCAGCGTGTACTAAGCAGTACGGCATTTACCAATACCCGCCGTTCCGTTGATGCCGCTTTTGCCAGCTATCAGGGTGAATTCGGTGCGCACAGCCTGCAAGGCAGTCTGCGGATTGATGACAACTCGCAGTTCGGTGCCAAGACCACCGGCCAGATCGGTTACGGCTTTGTGCCGGCTCAGGGTTGGTTGCTACGTGCGGCTTACGGCACCGCGTTCAAGGCGCCGACTTTCAATGACTTGTACTACCCATTTGAAGATTACGGTGGTGGTTTTACTTATCAGGGCAACCCGAACTTGAAGCCGGAAGAGGCACGTAATCGCGAGCTGGCGGTGCAGTGGCGTGATGGAGGTCGTTATCTGCGGCTGACGGTATTCGACAACCGTATCAATAACCTGATTCAGACCACTGATGATTTTTCCACGGTAGAAAATGTGGCTAATGCCCGCATTCGTGGCCAGACCTTGGAAGCTGCTACCAGCTGGGGCGAGGTGACGCTTAGCGGTAATCTCACCTCACAGCGGGCGCGTGACAGCAACACAGCTAAGCTGCTGACGAAACGTTCCAAACTGCACGGTGGGGTGACACTGGCTTGGCAGCAGGATCGTACTCGCTGGTCTGCAGAGTGGCAGGCTAGCGGCCGCCGTCCGGTTGACAGTAGTAACAGTGAGTATCTGGCTGGCTACGGGTTGTTGAATCTGGGTGCCGACTATCAACTGGACAAGAACTGGACGCTGAACACCCGACTTACTAACGTGGGCGATAAAGCGTATGAGACCGTTAAAGGCTTCAACCAAGCGGGTCGTGGCTGGTTTGTGGGTGTTCGTTACGCACAATAAGTGTGGAGCCGCTTAGCTGGCATGACATGTTGCTAATGGTAAGGCTGGTTGCGTGCTGGCAAAGGCCATGCTGCTAGTTTCTTGGCATGCGGTGCGGGTCACTTGCACTGCCGTGCAAGCGTCTTGGTAATGTTAGTTAAGTGTTTGATCCAGGCCCCTGTTTGACGTGCTCAAACAGGGGCTTTTTCATGCCCTCGTTCCGCAGACGAAGACCGGTGGCGGTAAATTGCAGCAGCGCGCGTATTGTGCAGAGCACACGGGTATAATCGCGCCCCTGCAGGTGTCCGGCGTGCTCCAAGCGCGCCGGGTGAAACTGGGAAGCCGGTGCAATTCCGGCGCTGCCCCCGCAACGGTAAGGTCTGGGCGCGCATGTCGCGCCTCAGGTGCAACACTCGCCACTGTCCCGCAGGGACGGGAAGGCGTTGCCCCGCATGACCAAGCCCGGAGACCGGCCTGCAACAGACGCGGCGGAATCGCGTCTTGCTGGAGCATCGCGGGGAGGCGAGCTGACAGTTCGCCTGCCGCAACGGCCGGCGCGCGTGTCTTTTGGTCCTGATTTCTCCGCACTCCCTTTTTCTCATCCCGGAGTGTGTATTCATGTTTGACAACAAAACCCTGGCCGCACTGCTGGCGCTGGCCTCCGGCCATGCCGCCGTGGCCGCCGATCCCGTCACCACTGGCGAGACCGTGGTGGTTACCGCCACCCGTAGCGCGATCCCGCTCAGCCGCGTGCTGGCCGACGTCACCGTGCTCGGCCGCGAGGAAATCGAGCAATCCGGCAGCCTGACGCTGCCGGAGCTGCTCAGTCGCCAGCCGGGGGTCGAGGCCTACAGCAACGGCGGCGAGGGCAAGTCCGCCACCCTGCTGCTGCGCGGCACCAAGGCCGATCACGTGCTGGTGCTGGTCGACGGCATGCGCATCGCCTCGGTCACCACCGGTGCCACCGCGCTGGAACACCTGCCACTGGCCGCGATCGAAAAAATCGAGATCCTGCGCGGCCCGGCCTCCAGCCTGTATGGCGCCGATGCCATCGGCGGCGTGATCCAGATCTTCACCAAGCGTGGTGAAGGTCGCCCGGCACTGAGCTTCCATGCCGGCATCGGTGCCGAACACAAGCGCAGCAGTGGCGCCGGGCTGTCCGGCAAGGCCGGCAACACCGCCTTCAACCTCGCGCTGGAGCACAACCGTACCGATGGCATTTCCTCGCGCAGCTTCCAGCCGGGCAAGTACAACCCCGACCGTGACGGCTACGAGAACACCACCTATCTCGCCAGCGTGCAGCACGAGCTGGCCGCCGGCCACAGCCTGGGGCTGAACCTGTACCAGACCGAGGCCAGCAGCGCCTACGACGCCACCGTCAACAAGGCGGACGAGCTGCGTACGCGCCTGCAGGGGCATAGCATCGAGCTGAAAAACCAGCTGCGCGCCAACTGGCAGAGTACCTTGCGCTACGCCGAGACCAATGACCGGCAGCACACCTTTACCAAGGGCAATTTCAGCAAGCCGTCCGCGATTGCCGCTACCCGCCAGCAGGAGTGGCAGTGGCAGCACGACGTGCAGTGGCAGGGCGTCGGCCAGTTCAGCCTCGGCGCGGCGCGCACCGAGCAGCAGATCGAGACCCTGAGCAGCTTCAACGGCACCAGCCGCAGCGTGGATTCGCTGTTCGCCGCCTACCAGGGTAGCTTCGGCGCGCACCGGCTGCAGGGCAGCCTGCGCCACGACGACAACTCGCAGTTCGGCGACAAGGCCACCGGCCAGCTCGGCTACGGCTACGCGCTGACGCCGCAGTGGCTGCTCGGCGCCGCCTACGGCACCGCGTTCAAGGCGCCGACCTTCAACCAGCTGTACTGGAGCGGCTCCGGCGCCAGCTATCACGGCAACCCGGCACTACGCCCGGAAGAGGCGCGCAACCGCGAGCTGTCGCTGAAGTGGCGGCAGCAGGCTGACTACTTCAGCGTGATCGTGTTCGATAACCGGATCGACAACCTGATCGCCAGCAAATCGGCGACCGACGGGTTGCAGGTCAATATCGACGAGGCGCGCATCACCGGCCAGACGCTGGAAGCCGGCCGCAGCTGGGGCGATTTCAGCCTCGCCGGCAGCATCACCTCGCAGCGGCCGCGCAGCCAGCCTTCCGGCAAGCTGCTGGCACGCCACGCCAAGTTGTTCGGTGCGCTGACGGCCGGCTGGCAGCTGGACCGTACCCGCCTCAGCGCGGAATGGCGCGCCAGTGGCCGCCGCTACGACGATGCCGACAACAGCGCAGACAAGGTACTGGGCGGCTACGGCGTGCTCAATCTCGGTGCCGACTACCAGCTCGACAAGCACTGGCAGCTGAACACGCGGCTGAGCAACGTCGCCGACAAAGACTATCAGACGGTACAGAACTACAATCAGCCTCGCCGCGGCTGGTTCGTCGGCGTACGCTACGCCGAGTAAGCCCGTCGGGCGTCGTCTCGGTGTGTGTAACACAACACGATCTGCCCGCCAGTCGGGCAGGTCGTTTTTGATTTCCAGCAGGAGCGAACATGACTACGCATCTGATCACCGGCGGCGCCCGCAGCGGCAAGAGCCGTTACGCCGAGCAGCTGGCGCTGGCCCATGACAGGCCGGTGCTGTATGTCGCCACCGCCGAGCGGCGCGACGATGACAGCTTTGCCGCGCGCATCGCCCATCACCGTGAGCGCCGTCCGGCGGCCTGGGGGCTGATCGAGGCCGGGCCGGGGCTGGCGGCGGTGATCGTGGCGCAGGGGGCGGCCGGCAGCCTGCTGCTGGTCGACTGCCTCGGCATGTGGCTGATGCGCTTTTTCGACGCCGACGGCCAGTTCCAGGCCGACGCCTGGCAGCGCGAACGCAGCGCGCTGCTGGATTCGTTGGCTGCGACGCCGGCCGCGGTGCTGCTGGTCAGCAACGAGATCGGCTGGGGCGTGGTGCCGCTCGGCGCCGAGACCCGCCACTTCGTCGACGAGCTGGGGCGGCTGAACCAGGACATCGCCGCGCTGTGCCGGCGGGTGACGCTGGTGGCGTGCGGCCAACCTTTGCCGCTGAAGGCGCCGGCGTGAGACGGCTGGCGGCCATTGTCCTGGCACTGGGTTGGGTGCTGCCGGCCGTCGCGCAGCTGACGGTGACGGACGGGCTGGGGCAGACGGTGACGCTGGCGGCGCCGGCGCGGCGCATTGTGGTGCTGGTGCCGCACGCGGTGGAGACGTTGTACGCGATCGGCGCCGCGGCGCAGATCGTGGCGGTGGTCGAGCACAGCGACCATCCGCCGGCCGCCAGGCAGCTGCCGCGCGTCGGCAGTTATAGCGGCATCAGCCTGGAGGCGATCCTGCGTCTGCGCCCCGAGCTGGTGGTGGCCTGGCGCGACGGCGGTCATCCGCGCGAGCTGGCGCGGCTGCGCGCGCTGGGCATTCCGCTGTATATCAGCGCGCCGCAGAGCGTGGCCGACATCGCCCGCGAAATGCGCGCGCTGGGCAGCCTCAGCGGCCAACAGCGCGGTGCGGCACAACAGGCGGTGCGCTTCGAGCAGCAATTCGCCAGCCTGCGGCAGCACTACGCTGCGGCGCGGTCGGTGAGCACCTTTGTGCAGGTCGGCGACACGCCGCTGTTCAGCGTCAGCCGCCACAGTTTTGTCGATAGCCTGATCCAGCTGTGTGGTGGCCGCAACGTGTTTGCCGATGCCGCAGTGCCGGCGCCGCAGGTCAGCGTCGAGGTGGTGCTGGCGCGCCGGCCGCAGCTGATCCTGGCGTTCGAGGCGCGGCAGCTGGCGTACTGGCAACGTTGGCCGCAACTGCCGGCGGTGGCGCTCGGCAACCTGTCGCTGCTGGCCGAGGACAGCATCAGCCGCCCCGGCCCGCGGCTGGCCGACGGCGCCCGCCAGCTGTGCCGCCAGATCGATGCTGCGCGGCAGCGCTTGCCGGCGGGTTGAGGCCGGCGCGGCCATTTCGCTGCGGCGCGGCATATCTTGCTGACATCGTTGCGCGGCAGGACGTAAAATCTGGCGGTCGCTGCGCTGGGCGCCCGTGCCGGGCGACGGTGGCAGACCCGGTTTGACGCCTCCACTACCCTTGGCTATCCTCGCCGCTATGGAACAAGAACTCGATTATCTGGAAGGCCGTGTGGTGGCGCTGATTGCGCGTATCCACGAGCTGGAAAACCAGAATGGCCGCTTCGCCGAGGTGCTGGCGCAGACCATGAAGGAAAATGCCGAAATGAAATTCGCGCTGGAGGAAACCCGCCACCGCGTTGCCGCGCTGATGACGCGCCTGCCGCAGGAGGATGCCGAATGAGCGAGATCGTACAGGTAGATGTGACCCTGCTCGGGCGTCAGTTCACCATCGGCACGCCGCTGGAAGAGCGCGATACGCTGGAGCAGGCGGTACGGCTGCTGGCGGACAAGATCCAGGCGATCCAGAGCGGCGGCCGCATCGTCGACGCCGACAAGATCGCAATCATGGCCGCGCTCAACATCGCCCACGACCTGCTGAAAGTAAAAGTTGGCGATGGTGGCTTGGAGATGGCGACAATCAGGCGTAAAATACAACACATGAGCGAGGCCGCTGACGAGGCGTTACGCCAGAGCCAGCAAAACCTGTTCTAAACGAATATCCGTTCAATCCCCTGCGGTGTTCGAGACGGCCCATAATTCCTTTGTACCAATGCGTTCGCTTATGGTTGTCAGCATGAGTAGCAGGTGTGTCGCGTCCCTTTGCAGATGTGCCCGAAGCTACTGGCCGGCGACCCCCCCTGGAAACAGGGTACAAGCGAATTCGGCCCGATCGACTCTCGCGGGGGACTCCCCCTTCCGCCCATGACATCCTCTGCTGCCGCTGACAAGGCGCGTTTGCGCCGCGAGATTCGCCAGGCGCGCAAAGCCATTCCTGCCGCACAACGCCATCACGCCGAACAGGCGATCAGCCGTCATGCCCGCCGGTTTTTCCGCCATGGCCGCCGCATCGGTGCCTATGTCGCTACCGGCTCGGAGCTGGGACTGGACGCGCTGATGGCGCGTGCGCTAGCGCACGGCTGCCGCGTGTCCTTGCCGGCGCTGCCGCAGCGCGGCCGCAAGATGCTGTTTTCGGTGCTGGATGCGCGCGGGCGCTGGTATCACAACCGCTACGGCATTCCGGAGTTTGACGGCGCCAACTGGCGTGCGCGCGATCTGGAGATCCTGTTCGTGCCGCTGCTGGCGGTGGATGAGCAGGGTTATCGCATGGGGCAGGGCGGAGGTTTTTACGACACCACGCTGGCTTATCTCAACGGTTTTCGCCGCTGGCGGCGGCCGTTGCTGGTCGGCGTCGCCTTCGACTGCCAGCGGGTGGCGGCGGTGCCGAAAGAGGCGTGGGACGTGCAGCTGGATTACCTGCTGACCGAGTCCGGCCTCATCCGTTACCGACGCCTGGCGGCGCCGGCGTAATGCGGCCGGCGGTTGCCGGCGCGGTGCCGCTTAGCGGCAGTTGCCTTTCTTGGCCTGGCCCGGCGGGCAGAACGAACCGCTGCCGCGATGGCCGTCGCCGATCTCGATTTCCAGCGGCTTGATTTCGATCGGTTTCACCGACACGCGCGGGCCGCTGATGGTACAGGCGG
Coding sequences within:
- a CDS encoding YjgN family protein, which encodes MNQRDLHPAPPGGKYVLPFAFTATARAYYRLWLVNMVLTIVTLGIYSAWAKVRTQKYLLGHTTLDGGRFDYHGKPIAILKGRLIMLLALAAWTFSESLPLLHAAIALLAVATAPWLGVLALRFRLANTSWNQMRFHFSGSSADSYKAFAKSWALLILSLGLAWPWATQIKQRFITGYSTLGQARLQLQPCAGALYRAALGTTLAAVCYLLGAGMIGGLIWQAATLSGFAHGIAVRFGEATLTQLDIVFFGMTSALWVMATLGYARMAISRVLINHTTLQLAALEARLVWSLPARRMLGLHFSNTLALLLSLGLAWPWIRIRTLRLQLQSLSLLSSSDLSALPLRTSLNRLDDARGDELAELMALDLGW
- the speB gene encoding agmatinase produces the protein MSDDQIKGDGAIRRQSLYGSSIENTYAGVLSFMRRNYTRNLDGVDVAVSGIPLDLSVTYRSGARQGPQAIRAASVQLAELKPYPWGFDPFDDLAVIDYGDCWFDAHNPLTIKPSIIEHARTILASGAKMLTFGGDHFVTYPLLIAHAEKYGKPLALLHFDAHCDTWPDDEPDSLNHGTMFYKAVKEGLIDPAKSVQVGIRTWNDDFMGLNVLGAPWVHDNGVDATIAEIKKTIGDAPVYVTFDIDCLDPAFAPGTGTPVPGGLTTAQALKIIRNLGDLNIVGMDVVEVAPSYDQSEITAIAAAHIACDMLCLLRNKKVAGTL
- a CDS encoding adenosylcobinamide-GDP ribazoletransferase, which produces MRSLILAVQFLTRLPTPQLKTFDPAWLADAARWFAPVGLLVGTVVWLAVLAGSLLDPWLGALLGLLAWLWVTGGLHLDGLADLADAQGAAHRSRERFLEVLKDPHLGSFGVMSMAMQLIAKLVLLMLVLKFALAEAGVSPDALTSPDALRLSGLPDLSGRAGGISGGMIALAANLAPLLLVPAWARLFTVAWSATLPSLAAGSGERFAWRTHWPSFWLSAALLAAATYWLAPVLLLAPLAGLWWWAYLKRKLGGMTGDCLGAGIELCESLLLLALVVGRQLH
- a CDS encoding histidine phosphatase family protein, with product MNPYTLTLLRHGDIDHQGRLIGHTDLPLTERGAADMAASWQRIVRHAPVTSMATSPLLRCREFAVQQALACGVPLQVAPLLAECHFGAWENRPLADITATTPDWQTLLARGLLTPEGGESFDAFRTRVLTGFADWMQQARGSHRVLVSHGGVINVLLAELLGTDFNVARLMAVQRGGFAQLSMLEGHPAYLTRLEAPDHGGH
- the cobT gene encoding nicotinate-nucleotide--dimethylbenzimidazole phosphoribosyltransferase, encoding MSRIPVPDLSALAAAQARQQQLTKPAGSLGQLESLACQLAALQGREVPLPLSPAITVFAGDHGVCAEGVSAYPQAVTGAMVANFVHGGAAISVLARVNQARLEVVDAGVAANLDGLPIVHAKVRAGSGNIRREAALSTGEVQQALDVGRDAARRAIASGATLLIAGDMGIGNTTPSAALICRLTGHSVDSIVGRGTGVDDTGLALKRQVVADALARVAAAELDGRTLLAELGGLEIAAIAGFYLEGAAQGVPLLLDGFISTAAALAAQAIDPAITPWFIASHCSQETGHQLALAALGLTPLLDLGFRLGEGSGAAAAIPLLQQAIALHACMATFVEAGVAGKSA
- a CDS encoding TonB-dependent receptor domain-containing protein; this encodes MFKSKPLAALVALACSPLALAATPVTQLDEVVVTATRMTIPVAKVLSDVTVLGREEVEQSGSVSLLELLSRQPGVEMASNGGEGKTGGIYLRGSSANHTLVLVDGVRIMSATLGTTALEHIPLAAVERIEILRGPASSLYGADAIGGVIQIFTKRGVGTPVVSFNAGFGAEGKRVIGAGISGKSGATAYSLAFDHNQTDGISSANVRNSFSTNPDRDGYDNTSYLLNMQHELAAGHRLGLNLYQTEASSEFDYSASAQDEDQIRLVGQSLELKDQLTANWHSTLRYSHSDDRAKSYIGGNFSSPAYAYETRQDEWLWQNDVKLTAGQQLALGVSNTQQRVLSSTAFTNTRRSVDAAFASYQGEFGAHSLQGSLRIDDNSQFGAKTTGQIGYGFVPAQGWLLRAAYGTAFKAPTFNDLYYPFEDYGGGFTYQGNPNLKPEEARNRELAVQWRDGGRYLRLTVFDNRINNLIQTTDDFSTVENVANARIRGQTLEAATSWGEVTLSGNLTSQRARDSNTAKLLTKRSKLHGGVTLAWQQDRTRWSAEWQASGRRPVDSSNSEYLAGYGLLNLGADYQLDKNWTLNTRLTNVGDKAYETVKGFNQAGRGWFVGVRYAQ